The nucleotide sequence CACCAGTAGGATGCAGCTCAGGTTCCATCTCAGAAAATCATTTTCTTTCAATCCAGATCGGTAACTCGTCCATGTCAAATTCGCCCTTGTCAGACAAGCCGCTTGCACATCATGTTTCTGTCCCTGTCTTTGATGGCCACAACGACGTGCTGTCACGCCTGTGGCGACTTCATCGCGATAATCCAACCGATGCCTTTCTGAACGGGCCGGCGCAGGGTCACATTGACCTGCCCCGGATCCGGCAGGGCGGATTCGCCGGCGGCCTGTTCGCCGCCTACGTTCCCTCGCCCCGAAGCGATGCAACATCCATACCAGACGCCAACGTTTCACTAACCACCCCGTCAATGGCGCAGGCGCGCGACATCAGCTTCTGGATGCTTTCCACCCTGCTGCGCCTTGAAGCGGGGTCCGCCGGGCAACTGCGGATATGCCGCAGCGCGGCGGATATCCGTCGCTGCATGGCGGACGGCGCGGTGGCGGCGGTGATGCACATCGAAGGCGCCGAGATGCTGGATGCCTCTCTGGACCTGCTGGATATTCTTTACGCCGCCGGGTTGCGCAGCCTGGGGCCGCTGTGGAGCCGGCCGAATATCTTCGGTCAGGGGGTGCCGTTTCGCTTCCCTTCCTCGCCCGACACCGGCGACGGCTTGACCGAGGCCGGGCTGCGGCTGGTGCGTGCCTGCAACGCTAAACGCATTCTGGTGGATCTCTCCCACATGGATGAAAAAGGCTTCTGGCAGACGGCGGCGGTTTCCGATGCACCACTGGTGGCCAGCCATTCCAACGCCCACGCGCTGTGCGCCCAGTCGCGCAACCTCACCGACCGCCAACTGGCGGCGATCCGCGAGCGCGACGGTTTTGTCGGCGTCAATTTCGGTACCTCTTTCCTGCGCGCCGACGGCCAAAAAGACCCGTCCGCTACGGTGCAGGAGATCGTGCGTCATGTGGAGTATCTGCTGGAAAAACTGGGCGAAAATGGCGTCGGTTTCGGTTCCGATCTGGACGGCACCACCGTTCCCGGCGACGTGAAAGATGTGGCGGGCTTCCCTATTTTGGTGCAGGCACTGGCCGATCGCGGCTACCCTCGCACTCTTTTAGAGAAAATCTGTTACGGCAACTGGCTGCGGGTGTTGGAAGCCACCTGGGGCGCATAGCCCGTGGACGCGGCCCGCCGCCATTTAGCCGCGTTTTTCAGTCATATGGCGTGAATCTTGCTTGTTTATGCGTTGGATCGCGCCCCATCGGGCCGGTCGGGAACACATCACACAACAGGACTCAGGTTATGCGTTTACGCCACATCGAAGTCTTTCAGGCGATCGTTCAGGCTGGCACCATCAGCGGCGCGGCACGGTTACTCAACGTTTCCCAACCCAACGTCAGCCGGGTGCTGAATCACGCCGAACAGCAACTGGGTTTCGCGCTGTTCGAACGCCGTTCACAAGGATTGGCGCCAACGGTGGAAGGGCAGCAACTGATGCCGGAGATCGAACGGCTCTACAGCCAATTACAGAGTATTTCCCGCCTGACCGACCAGATCCGCAAAGGCCAGCACGAGACGGTGCGGCTCGGCGCCGCGCACGCCTTCGGCCAGATGATTGTCGCCCCGGCGATGGTGGAATTTCAGCAACAGTCGCCGCTGGTGAACATGGAACTGGTCACCGAGCACTTCAACACCCTGTGCCAGAATATTCAGCAGCATCAGCTCGACCTGGCGCTGGTATTCGGCCAACAGGTGCCGCCGGATTTGCTGGCCGAACCGTTGTGCCAGTCGCGTATGGTGGCGGTGTTGCCGAAAGACAGCCCGCAGCAGGGGCCGGTATCGCTGGAATGGCTGTGCCATAACAACCTGCTGATGATGCAACAACAAGACCCGCTGGGCCAGGTCGTCCACCGCGCCTTGCGCGATCGTCGCCTCAAACCGGCAGTCTCGCTGTACATCAAGACTTACTCGGTGATCGCCGATATGGTGCTGGCAGGCGGCGGCACCGGCATCGTCGACCTGTTCACCGCCCGTCGTTACGCCGATCAGCTCAAAATCGTACCCATCAGCCAGCCGCTGCCGTTTGAGGTGATGCTGATAAGCCGCCGCGACATCCCGCAATCCCGCGAGATTCTGCAACTCAAACAGGTGCTGAAAAGCAAATGCCGCGAACTCGCCAACCAGTGTCTGCCGCTGCTGGAAGCGGCGTAACCGCTACCACCGGCTTCCGGCCGCCGCGCGGTTCGGCCGGAAGCCGTGATTTGTCAGTCCGTTACCGCTGTCGCTTTTGGCAAACCGCCCGTTATAATTACCCCCTCACTTCTTAACAGGTATGCACCGATGATTCGTAGCATGACCGCTTACGCCCGGCGAGAAATCAAGGGTGACTGGGGTAGCGCCGCCTGGGAGCTGCGCTCCGTAAACCAGCGTTATCTGGAAACCTACATCCGTTTACCCGAACAATTTCGCAGCTTAGAGCCGGTAATCCGCGAACGCATCCGCAACCGCTTGACCCGCGGCAAAATCGAGTGCGGCCTGCGTTTTGAGCTGGACCCGCGCGCGCAGGGGCAACTGATCCTCAACGAGCAACTGGCCAAACAGTTGGTGGCGGCAGCGAACTGGGTGAAAATGCAAAGCGACGAAGGCGAGGTCAACCCGCTCGACATCCTGCGCTGGCCGGGGGTGATGTCGGCGCAGGAGCAGGATCTGGACGCCATCAGCACCGAACTAATGCAGGCGCTGGAAGCCGCGCTGGACGACTTTATTATCGCCCGCGAAAGCGAAGGCAACGCGCTCAAGGCGCTGATTGAACAGCGGCTGGTGGGCGTCAGCGCCGAAGTCGCCAAGGTTCGCGCCCACATGCCGAACATTCTGCAATGGCAGCGGGAAAAACTGCAAAGCAAGCTGGATGAAGCGCAGGTGCAGCTCGACGGCAACCGGCTGGAACAGGAACTGGTGCTGCTGGCGCAACGCATCGACGTGGCCGAAGAACTCGACCGGCTGGAAGCCCACGTGCGGGAAACTTACAAAATCCTCAACAAGCAGGAAGCCGTCGGCCGCCGTCTGGACTTCATGATGCAGGAATTCAACCGCGAATCGAACACGCTGGGTTCCAAATCCATCAACGCCGACGTCACCGCCTCCGCCATCGAACTGAAAGTGCTGATCGAACAAATGCGGGAACAGATTCAGAATATTGAGTAAGGTTTCACGAGTTTGCTACTCGTTTTATTTCATCTGATGAAGACAAAAAGGCCATGTGAATCATGGCTTTTTTGTGTGGTTTTACATATTTTAGTATTATGGCGCATAACTCAAAGTGTAATTACGTAGTTTTAAGATATATTTTTTCATTACACACATATTGCAAGTATACCTATTTTATTTATATGCATTTTTTGAGATTTCCGATTTTTCAGCTAACAGCGGACAGGTGCTGCGGGATAGCATTACGTAAATATATACTAGTGAGATTGTAGTCCCCCCTGAATTTAGTCTTACCGCGTAATGGAGTTCTCTGGTTAAAATACAACCAACGGAGGCTCATCATGAAGAAAGTGCGTTTCACTGAAACTCAGATCCTGCGGGTTTTGAAAGAGGTTGAAGGTGGTCGGCATGTGAAGGATGTCTGCCGCGAAAACGGTGTGTCGGAAGCCAGCTATTACAACTGGAAAGCCAAATATGGTGGCATGGTGTCCTCCGATATTAAGCGAATGAAAGAGCCGGAAGAAGAGAATCGCCGATTAAAGCAAATGTACGCATCCCTGAGCTTAGATCATGAAATTCTTAAGGATGTCGTTTCAAAAAAACTTTAACGGTGCCTGAGAAGCGTGAGCTGGTGCGTTACGTTATGAAGGAACATCAGGCCAGTGAACGACGCGGGTGCCGGATTATCGGTATCAGTCGAAGTCTGTTGCATTATTGCCCGAACACGGCACGGGATCTGCCTGTAGTCGAGGCGCTACAAAAACTGGCGCATCAGTATCCGGCCTATGGTTTTGGACTTATGTTCAATAAGTTACGACAGGCAGGGTTACTGTGGAATGCAAAGCGGGTTTACCGGATCTATCGATTGTTAAAACTCAACTTTCGGCGTAAAGGGAAAAAACGCTTACCTAACAGGCATCCACAGCCGTTGGTTATTCCGCATAAAATGAACCACTGTTGGTCAGTTGATTTTATGAGTGATGCCTTGATCGACGGGCGGCGATTCAGGTTATTTAACGTCGTTGATGACTTTAATCGGGAAGCGCTGGCCATCGAAGTTGATTTGAATATACCGGCTCATCGTGTTGTGCGCATTCTGGAACGATTAAGCGCAGAACGAGGCTACCCGGCTTTTATACGAAGTGATAACGGGCCAGAGCTCACCGCCGCCGCCTTAGCCGAATGGGCAGAACGCCACGGTGTGATACTCGATTTTATTCAGCCCGGAAAGCCGATGCAGAACGGATTTATCGAGCGATTTAACAAAACGCTACGAACAGAAATACTCGATATGTATCTGTTCAGGACATTGTCTGAAGTGCGCGAACTCACAGAAGACTGGCGCACAGAATATAACGAGGAACGCCCACATAGCTCACTGGGTGATATGCCACCTGTTATCTATGCGCGGAAAAAACTGGCCGGAGATCCTCATTGGCGGTGGTACTAAAAACCGGAGGAACTACAATAAAAATGGCTTCTTAAAAGAAGGATTCGCCATTTTCCTATTGATAGCAATAATACATAATTGACCAGAAATTAGTTTTTTTAAGACGCCCTCTTCATACAACCTCTTTTGCTATTAAAATAAAGCATCCAAAAATAATTTCGGATGCTTTATTTTACATACTGTCACCAATTAATGTACTACGCAGAAAGCTTTTTAAAATCGGTGTCAAAAACACACTTGCCATTGTTTTCAACACGAGAAATTAAATAGTCTAAACACTCAATCAAACGTTCGTTCACTACACTCTGTTTTATTATCTCTAATGCTTGCATTACCTGCAATCTACATACAGAAGAGCCTAACTTCCGTTGTATTTCATAATGAGTAAGGATAGCGATTGCGTGCGGCGTATATTTATCTCCCAATTTTGACAGGATATAATCATAGTAGTCTTTCCCCCTCGGAGACACTCCATTGCAATAAGCTACTCCTCGCCCAATCCTACACATCATTATTACTTTAACTAATTTCTCAGCATTGTTTGGCAAAATATCATTTTGTTCTTGGATATAAGATGCAACAGAGTCCGCTACAGGCGCTTCATGATGAAAATTATCCCAACCATTATGTTTTTCTAAAAGTTGATCTAATAACGTATCAACAATCACTGCCCTTTCACCTGATGAACGGAATGGATTACCTCCTACAACATGAAAAAACTGCTCTCCAAGCTCGTATTTTTCACGATGAAGATTAGTATTGTATCCTTCTAAAATGATTCCGAGTTTGTATTTAGGTTCATCGATGCTATTATTCCAAATAGCAGGAGCAATAACTGAGATATTTTTTCTGACTTGTGGATCAGTTTCATTAGAAACATAAATTCCAAATGTGGTGCGAAGTATGCTTGCAACATGATGGCTAGGAAGTTCTGATATTTTATTTTCTATTGTCTTTTGAGTTGCAGCATCAATTGGAAGAGTATGTGATTTGAGATTTTTAATAAAAGCTTGAACTTGCAGGGCAGCTTCTGTTGGGCGGTCATTCAAAACATCCTGAATACAGGTTTGCAGCCACCCTAGAAGCTCAAAAGCATTTATTGTATAATTAGTAGGATGAGAAATACCAATATCATTTCTCATATCTAATATATGTTTGAGTTTTTTATACGTAGTATCTGAAATTAACTCTAGCTTTCGGCACGTATCTAAAAGCACTGCATCCTTTAATGAAGCAAGATCGTCATCATTTTTATAAAACTCGCGATTTTTTCCACCTCCGACAGCTGAGTCGAAAAATATATCAATGCCATAAGTAATCGCTTTTCTACGTAGATCTATAACTACTTCATTCCAAATTGCATTCAAAGAATAGTCGAATAAACCAAAGCCAGCACCTACAACGAATTTAGATAAATATCTAGCATCTCTTTTAATTTCTATGGGTAAAGACTCAATATATCCTGGTAGATTTTGACCAATAATAGCTCGTTCTGATTGCTCAGCAATGATATTATCGGCAGGAAGACCAATTTGTTGTAAGAAATCAACAACCCTTTGTGCTTGAGGGTCTATAAGGTCTGTATGCGTATTTTTTTGTATTAGTCCAGACATATCCTTTCCTTTTAATCAATGAATGACCGAAAAAATTTCATTGGAAATCTAGGAAGTTAGTTAAGTCGTCACTTTTCGTTAATCGAACATATTTCCACTTCCTTTGCATTGCTAACCTATGTAGAAATTAAGTCATCTAACAATAGTAGATGTCACATTAGGGTTTTCGAGCCTGCTGAGCCTGTGGGAATAATTGCCAACTATTCCACCATTCTATAACTTTATCTTTTTTAGAGAAACCGAAAAGTGTCAATGAAGCACATAGCACCAGAATATTACTAGCGCGCCATATACGATTGTATCGTATCTTTCTAGTATCTATGTAAAGCTCATCGGTACTTTTCAGGTCAGCGGTGTTAATAATTGTATTCAGATCATCTTTGTTGAGAAGATCTTTATATCTATTATAAATAGTATCATATCGATCTAATAATCTTTTCTTTTCTTCATCAACTTCTCTTGAGGAAAATAGTAAGTATATCTCGGAGAAAATAAGAAACATAAAAGTAACTATTAATGTTTCTTTAGTTATTATTCCTTCAAAAGATTTGTCGGTTACGATTTTTACTAAAAATACTGATATAAAGAATGTAATAATACTCCAAAAACTTGTCTTTAGCGTAGAGAACATATTTTTTGTTATATCTGATGCTTTGTCATTTTGTGAAATGACAAACTCGGATATTTTATTTTTTATCTCGATATACTGTTTAACATTATCTTTTAAGTAAATATCAAAGCTGGACTCAATTGATTTTAATACTGACTTGGGGATATTAAGTATACTATTATCTTGAGTATGTATAGATATTATATTCCTTGCCAACCCTATTTTATCAACAAAGTTTCCTTGGTTATAAATCCACTCATAAATATCAAATAAAACCATTGATTTAGCAGGATCTATTTCATTTATCTGCACAACATCTGAGATTAAACGATAACCTCTTAATTTGTAGATAAGACCCCATGTACCATTATCTTTTTTATAAAATTCTGAATAATCAGATATAAATATCAATGAAAAAACAATTAGTAATGAGTCAAACTTATTTTTCAACTCAGGATAAATACATTCCCCAACAATAAGAAATTCATCAGGGTAAAATTTAAACAATGAATCATGCGTGAAATGACAACTTTTATTCCTTTTATCTAATATTTTAGTTCTATTTTCTAATGAACAAGGAATGATTTTCTCGTGTACGTTTTTAAATGAAAAAAGTGAAGTATTAAAAGAGGTAATAGTATCCCACGAAGTGAAGACACAATCCCTATCCAAATCAAACTCGGATAATTTCTCTAGAAATTCAATTTCAGATAAATTCTTAACATTTTTAGCAAATTCGTTAAAGTTAAATACATGAAGTTCATTGTTGGTATTTAATGATTTTTTCTTGTATATTTTAATCAGAATAAATCTATTATCAGATCCTTCAGAAAAATCAATCAACTCCTGAATCTTTTCTTTAATTTCTGGGATCTCTTGAGAATTCCCCTCAGAAATAGAATGTAAGAAATGCTCTTGGTTTTCAAATTTATACTCGATGTCTACAACCAAATGATTATCTAGAATATGACACAATAATGCGTTAAATTTTTGTTCATAATTATCATTAACTTCATCATTCAAAACACCATATAACGCCTCGCAATATGAAAAATTATCTGTAACTGAACGCAGCTCAGATTTAATGAATATGTTGGCGAGGTCATTGATGATATCCATTTTATTCTACCTGTTGCCCGCCAAACTCTACATATCCAACATCTGAATATATCTTTATATATTTTCCATGACCATCAATGTCCGGAGTGATTTTGTTTCTTAGGTTATCCACTTCTCCAGTAATTCTTAATTCGAAGTTTTCATCTAGAACGATTGTTTTTTTAATCTTCGCTTTAATTATGTTCGGTTCAAGATTAAATTGTGTATCAAACCCGGTTTTTGGACTTTTTGGTAATTTTTCAAACTTAGTAATCATCTCATCCATTTTTTCACGTATAGTATCACTTTCTGGACGATGATCTCTGAATTTTTCTATAACCTCATCGAAAGCAAACTGATCATTATTCCTAAAGTACGAAATAACATCATTTCTCATATACCAATAATCAGCGGGGGAATCTTTTTTGACTTCCTTTCTCAAAAAACGGTCAATAGAGTTAAATGCATTTTTAGTGTTTAACTCAGAACTTTGTAATTCTTCTGTTGCTAAGAAATGCCGCCACCAATATTCACGAATCCCTGATCCACTGTCGGAAATAAATATATCATCGAAGCTCTCATCTTGATCCATACAGACTAAACAGGATTTTTGAAGCCGCTGTTTACTAACAGGAAGTCCCTGCTTATATCTTGCTTCAATTTCATCAAAAAAAGAGCTATGATCTATTTTTAAAACAACAAATATCTTCCTATTTTCATGCGATACTAAAAGTAAAAACAATGCACCTTTTTGAATATTTTTGTTCATCGCCTGTATTTGTCGTTGTGCTTCGATCTCAACAGAAAGTAACTTTTCGGCAATTCGAAGTGTTTCTGCACTCCATTGGTTTGTATCCTCTAATACTTTGCTGATAGATGACGGCACAATCTCATTTACATCTCTGAATTTAAAGGATTTTCTTCGCTTGTCACTAATCAAATCATTTAAAATCTGTTCGCAATAATTTGTGAAATCACCCTCTTCGGGTAAATGAACTGGTGTAACATTTTCTTCTGCGACAGCGATATTAAACAATGCATGTGCTAGTACTTGAAAGTCACTCATGAAAAAAATCCCAGATTGTTATGATATTTTCGTATGTTTTAAAACTTTCTTATTTTGATTGCTCAGGCATTATCAGTAGCAGTTTTGATATCTAGCCACTCCCTGAGCTATCTTCCTTTGCTAACCTTCGTTCTTATAGAGGGAGACTATGATACTGAGCAGCCTAGCTCTGATGCCCTTATGGGTCGCACCCCATCATCCTGCAACCAGCAACCAACCTCACCAACATCTGTTGTTTAGTTCTACACAGTAGGAAGTGGAAGCGCAAGACGAAGGCGCACGAATTTACGAGAATAGCTACACAAACCCTCTGTTTGTGTAAAGGAGCATGGCATGAAAGGTCTTGAGAACCCATATTTTTTAGCCATCAAGCGGTGTACGATAGAAAGACATGTACTTAAGAGTGTACTTAACACCACCATATGTAAAATAAAAAACATAAAAATCAGTTGTATACTAATAAATTCAATATTCAGATTCAATTTCTGTACCGCGCGACAGACCATTACAACGCCCTGTTTTCAGGGCGTTTTTGTTGCTTATTATACTCCGTTTTCCACCTGATCGCATCGACACTAAACAGCAATGTCGGCCATAACTACGATAATCGTAGTATCTAAAACGCATCATGACTACGAGTATCGTAGCCATGAATACTTCCCAGCAACGCCACGATGTTTTCAGCCAACGTTTAAAGGATGCCCGCTTATTGCGTGGGCTGTCCCAGAAAGGATTGGGTATCGCTGCCGGAATCGATGAGTTTGTTGCCAGCGCACGCATTAATCGCTATGAAAAGGGCGTGCATGAAGCGAATATCGTGACGGCGAAGCATCTCGCAGAAGCGCTCAATGTCCCTCTGGCTTACTTCTATGCCGATGATGACAATCTGGCAAAAATGATCCTGTTGTTTGCCGACTTGCCCAGAGAGCAGCAAGAAAGATTGCTGGCATCGTTAGACAATAACCAGCCTAAAACAACGTGAAACGTGCTTAACGCGACTTCGTTCTTATCCTGATTTTACGATCAATCAATTCACCATCCTGACTGTAATACCGGCTCGGCCATATCTCGGCAGGGTGAATTCCCAGCGCTTCGGCAACCAGCCATTCACCCTTGGGCCAGGGTCTGACCAATGCATTCGCCAGTGTTGATGCACTCAAACCCGCAGAACGGGAAAGCGCCGCCATTGAGGTACGTTGCTTGTGTAAAGCGGCGATAATATCTGCCTGATGCCAATCCTTTTTCATCCAGCCTCCTGACCCGTTACCGTTATGAAGAACAACCACAGCAAATACTACGTTATTCGTAGTATTTCAATCAAGCAAAAACTACGATTATCGTAGCCATGAAATCAAGACCAAACTACCATGACGTTTTCTGTCAACGACTTAAGCAAGCCCGGCTCGCGAAAGGCATGTCACAGAAAACACTCGGCATCGCCGCCGGGATCGATGAATTTGTGGCAAGTACCCGTATTAACCGTTATGAAAGGGGTGTGCATGAAGCCAGCATTGACACCGCTCAACAACTCGCGGACGCGCTCGACGTCCCACTGGCATTCTTCTACACCGCTGATGACCAACTGGCAGCATTGATGCTGGCGTTTTTGGGGCTGTCACCAGAGAAACGGGCAGAGATGTTGGCATTAGCGAAAACGGTTGAACTGACCTTGCCCACGCGGATTAACACACCGCAATAAAAACCGCAGCACTGATAGCATCCATCTCATCCATCGCTATCCAAAAGGAATATCCATGCTGATTTATAACGTGTTTGGCCTGATTATTGGCGTGAAGCGGTACCAGCAGCAGTGGCGGAAGAGGAAATTCCTGTCTGGCTGGACGATATCTTCCACGAACAAGCCAGTGATAAATATCCCCAGATATTCCGGATTGAATAATATTTTCTGGCGGGTTATCGACATAAAAAAACCGGGTCAAAGCCCGGTTAACAACAGCATAAAATAGACACAGGGAGGGTGGTTATTCATGATGATTGAGGATGGGGAAAGAGGGTTCCCAGCCTCGCTAACCATGTTATTTATACAGAACCGCGTTGCCGTGCAGCGTGTCGTCGCCCTGAACAGACGTTATCTGGAACGATTTGGCGCCGGCGGCATCGGCTTTGGCAGCCAGTTGAGCCTGCAGGCCGTCGAGCGTGTTGGCGCTGGCGGAGACGCTGCCGGCTTCCTGACCCTGCGGGTACTGGATTTCTGTTGCAGCAAAAGCGCCGACAGACAGTGTGCTCAGTGCGATGGCGGTGAAGACAGTTTTCATATTCATGATAGCTTCCTTTTTTAGGTTTTCGTTGTTGAGGACGTTTGTAAATGACAAGTCAATTATCACCACGGTAACTATACCTCACTTCACAAAAAGTGCGATTCATATCACACTCTTATGTCAGGAATATGAAAAAACAAGTTATTCAGGGGATTACCGACATCTACTCGTGCGAATTTTTTCGGATGGGTCGGCAGGCGCATTCCGGTTTTCAGTTTGTTATCATCCGTGCCGTCATATCAGATGGCTATGACGAAACGGACATCATTACCACGCTGCAATCCCACAATGAGGATAGAAAAGGAAATAATATGTCAACTAATGACAATAAACATTCCTTAAATGGACGTAAATAATCACGCTGGAAAATCAAGCAATAAAA is from Dickeya dianthicola NCPPB 453 and encodes:
- a CDS encoding helix-turn-helix domain-containing protein; its protein translation is MNTSQQRHDVFSQRLKDARLLRGLSQKGLGIAAGIDEFVASARINRYEKGVHEANIVTAKHLAEALNVPLAYFYADDDNLAKMILLFADLPREQQERLLASLDNNQPKTT
- a CDS encoding DUF7661 family protein, with the protein product MAEEEIPVWLDDIFHEQASDKYPQIFRIE
- a CDS encoding YicC/YloC family endoribonuclease, whose amino-acid sequence is MIRSMTAYARREIKGDWGSAAWELRSVNQRYLETYIRLPEQFRSLEPVIRERIRNRLTRGKIECGLRFELDPRAQGQLILNEQLAKQLVAAANWVKMQSDEGEVNPLDILRWPGVMSAQEQDLDAISTELMQALEAALDDFIIARESEGNALKALIEQRLVGVSAEVAKVRAHMPNILQWQREKLQSKLDEAQVQLDGNRLEQELVLLAQRIDVAEELDRLEAHVRETYKILNKQEAVGRRLDFMMQEFNRESNTLGSKSINADVTASAIELKVLIEQMREQIQNIE
- a CDS encoding LysR family transcriptional regulator, coding for MRLRHIEVFQAIVQAGTISGAARLLNVSQPNVSRVLNHAEQQLGFALFERRSQGLAPTVEGQQLMPEIERLYSQLQSISRLTDQIRKGQHETVRLGAAHAFGQMIVAPAMVEFQQQSPLVNMELVTEHFNTLCQNIQQHQLDLALVFGQQVPPDLLAEPLCQSRMVAVLPKDSPQQGPVSLEWLCHNNLLMMQQQDPLGQVVHRALRDRRLKPAVSLYIKTYSVIADMVLAGGGTGIVDLFTARRYADQLKIVPISQPLPFEVMLISRRDIPQSREILQLKQVLKSKCRELANQCLPLLEAA
- the bhsA gene encoding multiple stress resistance protein BhsA, whose protein sequence is MNMKTVFTAIALSTLSVGAFAATEIQYPQGQEAGSVSASANTLDGLQAQLAAKADAAGAKSFQITSVQGDDTLHGNAVLYK
- a CDS encoding nucleoid-associated protein is translated as MSDFQVLAHALFNIAVAEENVTPVHLPEEGDFTNYCEQILNDLISDKRRKSFKFRDVNEIVPSSISKVLEDTNQWSAETLRIAEKLLSVEIEAQRQIQAMNKNIQKGALFLLLVSHENRKIFVVLKIDHSSFFDEIEARYKQGLPVSKQRLQKSCLVCMDQDESFDDIFISDSGSGIREYWWRHFLATEELQSSELNTKNAFNSIDRFLRKEVKKDSPADYWYMRNDVISYFRNNDQFAFDEVIEKFRDHRPESDTIREKMDEMITKFEKLPKSPKTGFDTQFNLEPNIIKAKIKKTIVLDENFELRITGEVDNLRNKITPDIDGHGKYIKIYSDVGYVEFGGQQVE
- a CDS encoding helix-turn-helix domain-containing protein, with product MKSRPNYHDVFCQRLKQARLAKGMSQKTLGIAAGIDEFVASTRINRYERGVHEASIDTAQQLADALDVPLAFFYTADDQLAALMLAFLGLSPEKRAEMLALAKTVELTLPTRINTPQ
- a CDS encoding helix-turn-helix domain-containing protein, whose amino-acid sequence is MKKDWHQADIIAALHKQRTSMAALSRSAGLSASTLANALVRPWPKGEWLVAEALGIHPAEIWPSRYYSQDGELIDRKIRIRTKSR
- a CDS encoding dipeptidase, with product MSNSPLSDKPLAHHVSVPVFDGHNDVLSRLWRLHRDNPTDAFLNGPAQGHIDLPRIRQGGFAGGLFAAYVPSPRSDATSIPDANVSLTTPSMAQARDISFWMLSTLLRLEAGSAGQLRICRSAADIRRCMADGAVAAVMHIEGAEMLDASLDLLDILYAAGLRSLGPLWSRPNIFGQGVPFRFPSSPDTGDGLTEAGLRLVRACNAKRILVDLSHMDEKGFWQTAAVSDAPLVASHSNAHALCAQSRNLTDRQLAAIRERDGFVGVNFGTSFLRADGQKDPSATVQEIVRHVEYLLEKLGENGVGFGSDLDGTTVPGDVKDVAGFPILVQALADRGYPRTLLEKICYGNWLRVLEATWGA
- a CDS encoding IS3 family transposase (programmed frameshift), whose translation is MKKVRFTETQILRVLKEVEGGRHVKDVCRENGVSEASYYNWKAKYGGMVSSDIKRMKEPEEENRRLKQMYASLSLDHEILKDVVFKKTLTVPEKRELVRYVMKEHQASERRGCRIIGISRSLLHYCPNTARDLPVVEALQKLAHQYPAYGFGLMFNKLRQAGLLWNAKRVYRIYRLLKLNFRRKGKKRLPNRHPQPLVIPHKMNHCWSVDFMSDALIDGRRFRLFNVVDDFNREALAIEVDLNIPAHRVVRILERLSAERGYPAFIRSDNGPELTAAALAEWAERHGVILDFIQPGKPMQNGFIERFNKTLRTEILDMYLFRTLSEVRELTEDWRTEYNEERPHSSLGDMPPVIYARKKLAGDPHWRWY